In Miscanthus floridulus cultivar M001 chromosome 8, ASM1932011v1, whole genome shotgun sequence, the sequence GCCCCCGCTGTTGCTCGATTGGGGTTTGACTTTTTGATTTGATTCCCCTCCCCGCTGCGCTGGGTCGTGATTGCGCTGTGCCGCTGCTCGAATTCTCTTGCTCGAAGGGCTCTGCGCGCTGGATTCGGCGGGAATTCGCGCGCCGGGCCGGGGCTGCGATCTCGGCGCCGGCCCTGCTGCCGGTGGGGGCTCTGTTTGGGACTCCTAGGTCAAGATTGGTTCCGGCCCTGCGGGTCCTTTGCTCCGCGGAAGCCCCGTAGCTGCGATTTTCCCCCTCGAGGTTGCGTGCTCGCACCCAGCCGTGGAAGAAGATGCGCGGAGCAAGGGGGCGGCTGGGATTTGTGCTGATTACGTTGCCTCAGGTCCGCGCGAGGGCAATAGCGTCTTGTCTGCTTTTTTCCCCTTTTTGCTGGGGTATGTCCGCCTACAGGAGGACGGTTCGGGGGATTGCTAGCCGTAGCCGTAGCCGTTTTACACGAACTAGCACGGCAAAGTTGCTGCCAGTACGAGCAGGATACGATCCTCAGTACCTTCGGTACATACTAGGTATTCGAGTGAGCTACTAGTAGTACAGCGGGACACGGCTTGCTGCTGCTGATGGCCTGATCATTGCAACGCCTGCGATTGTCCTGTGCATATGTGCGTGTAGTGGCTTCCGAATGCTTCTGATTGGGGAGTTGTACAGCTTGTCAGATCTTGTTTCTGTTTACTACAAGTGTCATGCTTGTCTTTAAGTTTTTGGCTGTTTTGCACCATAACAACAAGGTAACTTCCCACGATTCCTGCTGCCAACTTATCTTCTATATTTATGTTTTGTATGTAGATAGCGTGATTCCGCTGCAGTCGGAACCTGTACTTGAGAATAACCCCTCCAAGAGTCCAAACGCCAAGGACCAGGTAATTTTGCTTCCATTTAgagtttatttccttctcatctATGCTTTGAAATGTTGCTCATGAATATGTTGCTACTGCGACAGATTCTTTCTGGTACAGAGAATGTGTCTGCAGGCAATGCACGTGGCGCTAGCTCCTTGAAATCGCCAAAAGGCCCGCCAGAGAAGGCTAGCTCTGTCGGAAAAGCTGGAGAACAGCCTTTTCTCTACCAGCAAAATGTGTATGCACCGCAGCCACAACCACTCTATCCTGGAGGTTAGGGTACATTCATTGCCTTTTTTTAATTAATGTTAGCACACGTTCCGAATTCTGTTGCATAAAGCACAGGACAAAAATATATCCGTAGCTTCTAAACAATCTTGTTTCTGTTGTTTCGGGCTAAATCTGTCTTTTCACTGGTTGTACAATTGATAATAGTTTTTCAGTAATCTGCTTTGTTCACCTCTATTTGAATTCATTGTGCAAGCATCAATCGTGTCCTGATGAGGGCACTGAGTGTATTATTCAATTCCAGACTTAGGCTCTTTATCAAGGCAGCAACTTTCACTTTTCATGGAGTGGTGTTTTAAATTTGATGTTCTTTTTCTTCCCCTTACTGTAGGATACATGAACCCTTCAGGACAATGGGAGGAATATCCCCATTATGTGAATATGGAGGGGCTCCATTCCGTATCTCCCGTAAGTAGCTGGAATTGCTGAGCTTCTTTGTGTtctcttgattttttttttctaaatattttTTCTTGAAGGGAATCTACAATGACAACCAGTCCCTCATGCTATCTCCTGGATATGCAAGCAACCCCCAAATGATGTATGGAGcatattctcctgtttccaccGTTGGAGATGGCCAACAATACTTCCCTGTACACTATCCCTTCTCAAGTCCTTACTATCAACCACCAGCTTCTCCTAGCATGGGATATTCAAGCTCTGCGACTGGAATATCCCAAGGAGGAGACCCTATGCTGCAGCAAGAGTACTTCCTTCCTGATGGCCTTCTATATTCACCCACACCAGGGTATCATCATACATTCAGCTCATTCGACAGAGGTAACATTTCTCCTCTAAAGTTTCTTGTTTTGCTGCAGGCGAATTTTTTATGACTGCAAAAAACATGTGTCTTAGAGTCATGCCTAACTATGTTTTGACCTTTTGCAGCACCGACACAACCAAATAATGCTCCTGGGTTGTTTGGTCAAGGGAATCTACCACTGGCTTCTGGCATGGTATGCTGTCATGCAATTGGGTTCTGAGCATACATGGGTTTACTACATTTGATTGCTTGTTATGGGGATTCAAGAGGGGTTTAATATTTGGAGGCAGTATTTGGTTTACCATGCAGTAGTTATTTGTGGAAGTCAAATTGACTTGTTTATGTTAATGAACCACTTATTGTCCAATGCTGATAATGTATGTTGTTGCAGCATCATGGATCGATGTATGGTCCTGGATCCTACAAGGGACGCCAGCAAGGTAGCAAATttggtggcactactccaagttgGAGTTCTGCTGGCCGCAGATTTGGTACTTTTGACTTGAGTGGCAATCAACAAAGGGGGAGCATGCCATTTGGTAGTCACAATGGCTCTCTGGAGTTTATGAATGAACAAAACCGTGGGCCACGCGCTACAAAACCCAAGATACAAGACACAGAGAACTCCTCAGGAGATGAGAAAAACGAGACAACTGTTCCTCTGATTGATAGTGAACTGTACAACCGCTCTGATTTTGTCACTGAGTACAAGGATGCCAAATTCTTTGTAATAAAGTCCTACACCGAGGACCATGTACATAGGAGCATTAAGTATAGTGTTTGGGCCAGCACAGCCAGCGGGAACAGGAAGCTGGATTCTGCTTACCGTGCGGCCAAAGAGAAAGAAGAGCATTGCCCTATTTTCTTGTTTTTCTCGGTAAGAACAGCTCATCTCCTTTGGTTTTtgcttttcccttcatggaaaaaataagagTAGCAGTACATAGTGGGTGTTATCCTTTATTAGCATGTGCTAAGGTGTTTCCAATTTTGGTAATTTCTTTTATGCATAATTGATACCAGGTTAATGGAAGTGGCCAATTCTGTGGCGTGGCTGAGATGATTGGACCTGTCGATTTCGACAGAAGTGTTGATTACTGGCAGCAGGATAAGTGGAGTGGCCAGTTCCCTGTGAAGTGGCACATAATTAAGGATGTGCCGAACAACCTTCTGCGGCACATCATTCTTGAGAACAATGACAATAAACCTGTCACAAATAGCAGGGACACCCAGGAGGTAAAATGTACATTTTTTTTTGGCTGAATGTTTAAGCTGCTAGtattggaaagcagctattgaagtgtctgaaccgtgacttggggctcttggtgggtttcaactctagcctaccccaacttgcttgggactgaaaggctatgttgttgttgttgttgttgtttaagCTGCTAGTATCAATGGCATTTCTGAATAAATTCACCAACTCTTAACATACAGGTGAAGCTGGAACAGGGCCTCCAGATGCTTACAATCTTCAAGAGCCATGAGGCTGAGACAACAATCCTGGAAGATTTCGACTTCTATGAGCAGCGGGAGAAAGCCTTGCAGGAGAACAGACGTCAACAGCAGCCTGCCAGCACCGATCCTCAGAAGCTGCTGGATACCAAGGCTCAAGGTCCCGTGGCCGATATATCAGATGCATTTTCTAAGGCCGTCCAGTTGAAGGATACTGAGAACAGTGGGACAACCCCGAAAGCTGAGGGTGCCTCAGCTGAAAATGGATCCGCTGCCACTGCCAAGGTTGAAGGAAGTGCAAACCTGAACACGGGCCCTGTGGAGGAAAGCAGTTGATTCGTTTCCCTTCTGTCAGCTAATTTGGAGCAGCAGATGAATAGCATGCTGCAATGTGAAGATCGGAAAGGGGAAAGTGCAGGTTGATTGTGTTAAATATGATCATGCTCGTGTCAGTTGTACAACATCATAGGCTTTGTTTTATCTCCATTTAGGTTATATAATTTCAATATCATAGTTCCAAAATTATTGTTCCCAGTTCTCTTTGTTCCTGTTTTATTTTACTTCCGTC encodes:
- the LOC136476333 gene encoding YTH domain-containing protein ECT3-like codes for the protein MAAAPHQGPADSVIPLQSEPVLENNPSKSPNAKDQILSGTENVSAGNARGASSLKSPKGPPEKASSVGKAGEQPFLYQQNVYAPQPQPLYPGGYMNPSGQWEEYPHYVNMEGLHSVSPGIYNDNQSLMLSPGYASNPQMMYGAYSPVSTVGDGQQYFPVHYPFSSPYYQPPASPSMGYSSSATGISQGGDPMLQQEYFLPDGLLYSPTPGYHHTFSSFDRAPTQPNNAPGLFGQGNLPLASGMHHGSMYGPGSYKGRQQGSKFGGTTPSWSSAGRRFGTFDLSGNQQRGSMPFGSHNGSLEFMNEQNRGPRATKPKIQDTENSSGDEKNETTVPLIDSELYNRSDFVTEYKDAKFFVIKSYTEDHVHRSIKYSVWASTASGNRKLDSAYRAAKEKEEHCPIFLFFSVNGSGQFCGVAEMIGPVDFDRSVDYWQQDKWSGQFPVKWHIIKDVPNNLLRHIILENNDNKPVTNSRDTQEVKLEQGLQMLTIFKSHEAETTILEDFDFYEQREKALQENRRQQQPASTDPQKLLDTKAQGPVADISDAFSKAVQLKDTENSGTTPKAEGASAENGSAATAKVEGSANLNTGPVEESS